The nucleotide window TTTCGCCTGCTAGCGCTAAAGCTGTTTTGCCTTGTATGTCAATTTGATTAGGAACTGCACCTTCGCTAAGGAGCAAAGCTACACAGCCAACAAACCCTTGGTACGCGGCGGCGTGTAAGGCGCCCCGTCCAAACAAAGTGGTACCATTGATATCTGTagctgctcggttaataagttCTAAAATCAACCCAAGATAACCGCGATGACAGGCAATAAATAAAGCAAGCGTAGCGCGTTGAATAACCAGTTTATTCCAAAGAGAAATGTCATGCTCTGGAAACTTTTCCTCGTCTAAGAATTGAACCCCGTTTTCGAAAACGTCGAAGATATCTCCGTTCCAACATGCTTCAAACAAACCAACCCAGTTTGATTCCACCTTGACTCTTACAATGCAGCCGTTTTTGAGGTTGTATGCTTTGAGGGTTTCCTTGTCTTGCAGTTGTACGTTCATGAAAAAGAACGAGAAAATGTCACCGGGAATACCCGCTTTCAGCTCCACTCTTGATTTAAGTTCATAAACGAACATCTGCCTGGATAATTTTCTGATTGTACATACATCATCTGTTGGCAAAGTGATGAAAAGCTGAAAATTGTCTTTGATGTCTGACATAACTAAAGCACGGCTTTCAGTGGTGATCTTTGTCAAACTAGAACCATAGGCTTGAAGATTTCAGAAaagaacatgaaaaaaataatcacaGTTAGCTTTAGTTTTATAATGTGTTTCTTTAAGGTACAAATCGTTGTGAATATTTCAATTGTGTTTTAACACGTCTGTTCTGACTTTTTGACAGCTTCGTATTCAGATTGAAACAAAAACGATATTATGTTTGCATAGTGCTAGTACGCCTTTGTACACTGAATGAGTGATATTAATCTTCTACTTCTAACATTAAGGCCATTTCATTTAGGATACAAAACTAAAACTTGAGACAGAAAAGGAACCGTTAACGCTTTGGTTTAATTCCTCCCAGTAGATCATCATCACTCCTCTTTTGAGAAGTATTTGCAAAATATATCAAGATCGCTTGGAAACACTGAATTATTCAATTTTTGCTTCCTCTTTCGGAATCAAATCCAACATTGGAAATTTTTATGTAGCAAATAAAATAGTAACGGGAGATCATACAGATCGgatgtgaaatgaaacaatggttgagatctgtatcaaaagtaaACGAACACTACCCTGCTCAGTTAAcacaactgattaataattcatcaaaaCCCCAGTTGATTTGGCAGTGATGGTTTTTGTTCATTAGGTTTACATAGGtacacatgtgactcaaatagtGCTTATTGATTCGTCATGACACCTGAACACCCGAAAAGCTTTTGGTTTACTAGCATTTATCGTGTTCCCGTGTGGGTTCATTAGGCTACCATTTGTAGACATACATATAAACAAGAGAGGTCTCAAAATATACCTTTTCAAGTTAACATAACTTCAGAACTGTcttatatgttatgtctgttttgttttgttttttttgtttataacatCGCATAAGTAAGAGCAGCCTTTTTTCAAAGCTTTATATCAGTTCTCTCTCTAAGCTTCTTAACCATACCACTTACAGAATTGATCTCATATTGAGTTCTACAAATGCAATTGGCAAAATGGTGTGTAAAAAAAAGTTATCTTTCATTCATTCTTCTGCAACACTGGTTTGAAAAGGTGTTCGTGATTAATATGCGTAATTGGGTCATACAAGTCAAGGTAAACAATCGCTGAACACGTATCTCTGCCGTGTTGGAATAACAGTCTAAATACATTGACAGCAAGGGTGGAAAATTCCTTTGTTACCAAAGACACAAATGCTCAAAAAAAATATGGGGGGTCAATTATTCATCTTTGCCTCACAGACGGATAGTATATGTTGTGTCAATATACAACTCACAGttcgctaaaaaaaaattaacaaagaaatGGCATTACAGTCAGTCGCGATTAATCATATAACTCGGTTCAGTGCATGACGAATTTTTGATTTGTAATTTTATCAACAAAAATTTGCCAGCATTTGCTTCCTCTCAGGGCcgcttgaaatttttttatcaggTTCTAACCATAAAACGTAGGCCTTGAGAACTTTTGTTTAATGCACACTTTCCTGTTATCgtgcttttcttttgttttccgttGTAATATTATAAATTCACAAGTGGCCGCAGGTAATTAGATATCAGTTGGCTTACAAGTGACATCAACGTTCCACAAAGTTTTCGGAGCGTTTTAAAAGGTTAAAATTGCTTCAACACGTACCTTATATCCTGCAACGTTCCTTCAGCAATAAATATTTCGTGTTTGAGCGACGTCAAGTAAAATACTGCTGAGGATATTTGCATAATAACTAATGACTTGTACACAAAATGAACGCATCTTTTGTTTTGACGCAACGTTGACGTCACGCAAGGGAATGTGAATCATCAGGGACCCCATGTCGCGATTCGCCTTTCAGGGGAGTCGGGCTAGTTCAATGATCATAAATGGAGTCTCCCACCCCTGCGATTGTGTGTGAGCTGATCTTCCATTCCTCACTCGAGGGTTTTTCTCCGAGATCTCAGGTTatccctcatcaaaatcaactAGAGTAATACCAGAAAAGGATCGGCCTAGCTGGATTGTCTGAAAACAGCCTTTGGCATTGCAGAGCAACTACGGTCAAACGTTAGGCTAAAACTGGCTTCCACCACGATTGGAAATatctttgtcttgtttttgtccttttttttttctttttaacctcTTGGAAACAAATTTGAAGAGAAACGAAGGAAACATCAAAAGACGTCTTTTTAAGCAATTAAGATTTATTTGCTAGTTATATTATTGACCTCACATTTTTCAAAGTACACAAGACCAGGCAAACATCACCCCTAGGGCGCCTAACGTGCATAATAAGCGAGGTTTCAGCACTGAGGTCTCGATGAGCTTTTGTTTTGAGTGTGTAAATTGGGTTAGGAAGTCGAAATTTCTAGAAACCTCTGCTATGATAGCATTAATGAAAAAAGCTCGATAATCCTTTTGACGTACTTCATTACCGTTCCAGAAATAAATGTCGGTTCCTTTGCAATTTAAAATATGCATTTTTACTGCTGGTTAATTGGAGAATTGGATAAAGAGAGGTTGCAATCTATAACCTGATCTGCATCGATAAACAGTTGTAAACTTACCTGTTTTTGGTTGCGGTGAGTTTAGAGCTCGAAAGCATGTTATTTCCGTCGAGAATGCGAAGAGTCTTGTATTTTACTGCGTTAGTGGCATCAACTTGCAGTTTCTCTCTTAATGGACATCTTAATTTAAGCGGCTATGTAAGTGTTGTTTTATAttgcaattaattttttgaaattatctCTTGAATGTTTTACTATACTCTGCCTTCTGATTTCTGTTTTGACACAGTCTTCGCTTGAAGCCCGACTGCTCGTTTTAATGACATTAAATGTGTTCTTCGAAGTTTAATAACATGAGGTCAACACTTTTTTCAAAGAAGACTTTGATTTCGGTAAAATATTTGTCTAACATTCAACAAGGTTAACTGACAAAGGTGTCATACGAGCATCTGTCAGTTTTAAGGGTGCGTAATAAGGACAAAGTCGTGAGCATGGAACTTCGCACGCTTCTGCCGTCATATCTCGGTAATCACTGTGCTTGAAAATGCGTTCTTACTATCCCGGAATTTTATTGAGCAGTGCGGAAataagaagaagtagaagaaaatgaaaatataaaGACGAAAGCACTGCATATGATTACTAAAGTACAGCCTATAATAAAAGGACGTCAGCATAAAATGACAAAGGCACTGCAAATACTGACAAATTTACCACATACAAGAACGGGGGCACTGCATTTGTAAGAAAATCAGTCCCTATTATATAAAAGGTACCGCATGTAATATAAAATGCACTGCATATAATACCATTCATGTTCTGAGTGCTGACAAGCTAGTTCTGATTTAGCTTAATCGCAGACTTAGATAGAAAAGATGCGAATCTCGCCATTCGTAACACTTTTAAGTTGAAAACCACTCGAGAAGCCAGAGTTTCTCTCAGCTATCGATTGAAGCACTTTTAATTATTCGGTCTCGAAATAAATTCTTTCTCTTTCATAGGCATACTTTAACCATAAACCAATATTTGCcgttttccgttttcttttttatttactctcttttttttcttttgttttttccaattttctgtTACAAGAATTTTGCATTCCTTGGGAGCTTCTGCGGAAATGCAAGTGGTCCTGTTATTGAATACTGGTTCTCGTACCCACAGGTAAATGAAACCCACTAACAGCTTTTGAAGACGCGACAATGATGCCTCTTTATAGGTCGAAACAGATATTTCAAAAGTAGTCTCCAGTTGTGATTAAAATGCAAACATTGTGATATACTGTATGTCGTTATTTGAAATTTCACCTAAACGGCGCGCTGGTCTGCGAATTGTGCACTGattctttagaaaaaaaaacagtcatcGTGTATTTATGTACGGATATATTCTATCTGGAATGCAGTTGCGTTGCGATTTCGTTTTATACTGTATAGTCATTGAAATGAAAGTTACTAAGCCCTGTTTCATACCGTGCTACCGTCGacttttagcaatgatgacggagcaggcaagaaaaacgtcactcgaaaataaatacttgtgcaactgtgactattttgcgattatcccatcttgttcgcatattacaatgttaacgaagaaccctgcaactggattagtctgagcgctgtcaaagtaaatacacagaactaaagattaacggttgtatgctcaagtattcattaaaacggtaaatgtggtaatttcacggtTTTGTTTCGCAGAGGaaggcacggacttgttcataagggcgtgccgcacgtgcagcacgattattttgcCACACTCCAGCAATCAAATTcataatttatggcgttgtctttgccgttccatcgttgatgctaaaactccctattaagtTCGGCAAGGCAGCAGCACGACGGCTGAACCAGGCCTTAGCGAGTCATACGAATATCTTTCACTAAATCGAGGGAATTATTAAGTCAGACCGCAAATATCTTCTGTACATACTTAATAATGTGGACAATTGTATTAAAAATTTGAcgtaattttttgtttcatgcTTGAAAACTATAACGTTTCGAATTTGTCTTTGCTAACAAAACGTTTCAAGTTCTGCGTGTGAAATATCGTTATTTAGATTATCTTCCATATGTAAAAGGAAGATATAAACAGACATGTTGATTTTtatttccgtttttttttttcttgattaatTTCAGGAAAATTGCTGCTACAACTTCTTAAGCTATTTTCAGGATCAGTGGAGGAAAATATGGCCAAAACCTGAaatggtttgtttttttcgaaatcCCACAAATGCTCATTATAGTAATGATCTTTTTCTATGCAACGAGAAAATCTCTTATTCAAGTTATAGAGTCTTGCCTTGTTGCTACAGAAACTTTTGTCCTGATGGAAATTTTCAGTTTGACAGTGAATTGCTGTTTGCCCAAAACGGGAAAGCTCAGTCTCTCTAATGAACGGAAAAGCTGCCCGCTTTCTCCATGCGGGTTCTTGAAGTTGTTTATAAGAATTGTTGTCTTCAACTGCTTTACAATCGATCTCCAAGTCATATTCCCCTTTCATCAAATGCATTATGTGGTGAGAGCACTAGTTCGCCATACATCAACTTGAATATGCGGCTCGACTTTGATGCCTAGCGAACTCAACGCCAGGTTGAGCTCGTTCGTTCCCTACTATGCGTCAAGAATTTTTCTTAGGGAAATCTATCTTTCCTTCGTACCCAAAACCTACGTtcaattatttaattttgtttaagtTGATTTGCGGTATCCTCAATAAGTAGAACATTCGCACTTCGTTGTAAAAGCTTGAGGACTATGAAAATGGACGCGATAACATGCTCGCAGGCTGATGAATTCTGATTTTGATGTACGCATCACGAAATGTccctttcttctttctcttcattGCCAACACCGCATTTTTCCTTACCTACGTGTCataaatgtcacaaagtgtcccccgAACTCTGCTCCTCCAGTAACGATAAATATTTGTGATATGCTTAACGCTGAAATAACCGGCCGAATGCAGGCGCTAACgacattattcttttttttttcatttgtgacGATCATGTGGTAAAAATTCGTTTCATTCCGCACAGTTCAAATACaggaatttcatgtattagcaTCATAGAACAAATAATTTGGACTTGATAAACAACCGAGCATTTCATTCCAAAGCAGAGGTGAATCAGCTCAGAGTATGGTCCCTAATTTCATCACAGAGTTGTAGAGAGAAGGCAAACGTGTTGACCCAACATCAAAGTCAAGTTCTTACGCTGTCTACAAACAACTCCGCGGCAGGTTGTCAAGTGGTTTCATCCCAAAATGGAGCAAATAACATCACATGCCAAGGTAGACAGAGATAGcgattttgttttaatttgaaaGCGAAGTTATTTCTTAATGAAGTCATTTAGTCCTCAAAGGTTGGATGATGGTATCCAGCGGAAAAATCAATATCCAGTACTGCCAAAAGCTTTAGAGTTGGCTAGTAGATAGAGATTTATGCAATAAAACATTAGAGTTGATGTTCGCGAGTATagatatgttttgggcccgagacagactcattttagcccgagcgaTTAGGCTAGGGTTCAAACGAGCATTGAGAAGGgctccaaatatatttata belongs to Acropora muricata isolate sample 2 chromosome 9, ASM3666990v1, whole genome shotgun sequence and includes:
- the LOC136928177 gene encoding transmembrane protein 145-like, encoding MLFPSRMRRVLYFTALVASTCSFSLNGHLNLSGYNFAFLGSFCGNASGPVIEYWFSYPQENCCYNFLSYFQDQWRKIWPKPEMSCREKANVLTQHQSQVLTLSTNNSAAGCQVVSSQNGANNITCQGSQIYQVQTEDTYNKKCWFLAATNRNCTVPGIQIAYSLNITGAIPNMAPKCHHGNLLTQIWSCLIITWYLLAI